A portion of the Pseudarthrobacter sp. L1SW genome contains these proteins:
- the rpmA gene encoding 50S ribosomal protein L27, whose product MAHKKGASSTRNGRDSNAQYLGVKRFGGQVVSAGEIIVRQRGTHFHPGAGVGRGGDDTLFALTPGAVEFGTRRGRRVVNIVAAAAAE is encoded by the coding sequence ATGGCACATAAAAAGGGCGCGAGCTCCACTCGCAACGGTCGTGACTCCAACGCACAGTACCTCGGCGTCAAGCGCTTCGGCGGCCAGGTAGTTTCCGCAGGCGAGATCATCGTCCGCCAGCGCGGCACCCACTTCCACCCGGGCGCCGGCGTTGGCCGCGGCGGCGACGACACCCTGTTCGCCCTGACCCCGGGCGCCGTTGAATTCGGCACCCGCCGCGGTCGTCGCGTCGTCAACATCGTTGCTGCTGCAGCTGCAGAGTAA
- a CDS encoding Rne/Rng family ribonuclease: MDNEQVLAVNDEAAGTGAEGEPKKATRTRRKAAPKAGDALTAEAGITAAGSVPADASAGSATQDVPAGTDAAEAKAPVRRSRSRKKVEAAEPLPAFAEEAAAPAVASDDAGAQAASAGAPSAAAEEDAKPVRRRRVATRKTSAPAVEAAAEESGTAPEAAPAEAAPADGDAAPAVAEPATVPATDAPEPAAPAPATAQDPGTPAQGEVDAAAPAQGQVRAAVKSEAGPAASEAGPAAAPAPASPFGSLFMEPGSATSVLFQAPDLSAVVRPAPAATEEVEEEDTEDDSDDAGNRRRRRGRGRRGRSRTGERDGEDAESPEAENDAADDADEESAGQADEGVTSRRRRRRRRGDQDLELTGGGDDDPPNTVTRVRAPRAVSEPAVNNRVTSVKGSTRLEAKKQRRRESRDTGRRRTVITEAEFLARRESVDRQMIVRQRDDRIQIAVLEDGVLAEHFVSKTQQDSLIGNVYLGKVQNVLPSMEAAFVDIGRGRNAVLYAGEVNWEAVNLEGKQRRIENALKSGDTVLVQVTKDPVGHKGARLTSQISLPGRYLVFVPGGSMTGISRKLPDVERNRLKRILKDRLPEQAGVIVRTAAEGASEEELTHDINRLRAQWEGIESQSKSTKILAPELLYGEPDLTIKVVRDVFNEDFSKLIVSGEEAWDTIEAYVTYVAPDLVGRLEKWTKDQDIFSAWRIDEQIHKALERKVFLPSGGSLVIDRTEAMTVVDVNTGKFTGSGGNLEETVTKNNLEAAEEVVRQLRLRDIGGIIVIDFIDMVLESNRDLVLRRMVECLGRDRTKHQVAEVTSLGLVQMTRKRMGTGLLEVFGEQCEACAGRGVVTHDDPVEHRRANIVAAEHHVQRSDSRPDVRNESHRTEAQRGDSTQPGVRPDRKRRRGRGGQQVDAAPAAAVHVHTVHPDPTDAERHAKAEATRLALANIAAAAHAAHLHDDEVAAARQAPQAQPAAPAEPEKHDGDASRPAAVLTFGGEKVALPFVEHAEEQQPKPALTLDRLAEAFAHLGEPAAEEKAEQPGRREQELEQREPEQVRAAQAEAPQAVVPQAGPEQPQAAPAVPEKDYSDHTLEQSRPRRARRNRSASRAQGAANETSVQHRENVPAAAAGHSHSAKAPEADQAGATGQGNGKPAEEPIILGVGVPASEL, encoded by the coding sequence ATGGATAATGAACAAGTTTTAGCCGTTAATGATGAAGCAGCGGGCACGGGTGCCGAGGGCGAGCCGAAGAAGGCCACAAGGACCAGGCGAAAGGCCGCTCCCAAAGCCGGGGACGCCCTGACCGCCGAAGCAGGCATCACCGCCGCTGGCTCCGTGCCGGCAGACGCCAGTGCCGGTTCCGCCACGCAGGACGTGCCTGCGGGTACTGACGCCGCCGAGGCGAAGGCACCCGTCCGCCGGAGCCGTTCCAGGAAGAAGGTCGAGGCTGCCGAGCCGCTTCCGGCCTTCGCCGAGGAAGCAGCCGCCCCGGCCGTTGCCAGTGACGACGCCGGCGCGCAGGCTGCGTCAGCCGGCGCGCCTTCAGCGGCCGCTGAGGAGGATGCAAAACCTGTTCGACGCCGGCGGGTTGCCACCCGCAAGACCTCCGCCCCGGCGGTGGAGGCCGCGGCGGAAGAGTCCGGGACGGCGCCAGAGGCCGCCCCCGCTGAAGCCGCACCTGCTGACGGAGATGCCGCACCAGCCGTTGCTGAACCGGCAACCGTACCCGCGACGGACGCACCGGAGCCTGCCGCTCCGGCACCCGCAACCGCGCAGGACCCCGGCACTCCTGCCCAGGGCGAGGTGGATGCTGCCGCTCCCGCGCAGGGCCAGGTTCGTGCTGCTGTGAAGTCGGAAGCCGGGCCTGCCGCGTCCGAAGCCGGGCCTGCCGCTGCTCCCGCCCCGGCCAGCCCCTTCGGCTCCCTCTTTATGGAACCCGGTTCCGCCACCTCGGTCCTGTTCCAGGCCCCTGATCTCAGCGCCGTTGTGCGGCCCGCGCCTGCCGCCACGGAAGAAGTTGAAGAAGAGGACACCGAGGACGATTCAGACGACGCCGGCAACCGCCGGAGGCGCCGTGGCCGCGGCCGCCGCGGCCGCAGCAGGACCGGTGAGCGGGACGGCGAAGACGCCGAAAGCCCTGAAGCCGAAAACGATGCTGCCGACGACGCTGACGAGGAATCCGCAGGACAGGCCGACGAGGGCGTGACGTCCCGCCGTCGTCGCCGCCGCCGCCGTGGCGACCAGGACCTGGAACTGACGGGCGGGGGAGACGACGATCCCCCCAACACGGTGACCCGCGTCCGCGCACCCCGCGCCGTGAGCGAACCGGCAGTGAACAACCGCGTCACGTCCGTCAAGGGCTCCACCCGCCTGGAAGCCAAGAAGCAGCGCCGCCGCGAATCACGCGACACCGGCCGCCGCCGCACTGTCATCACCGAAGCCGAGTTCCTGGCCCGCCGCGAGTCCGTGGACCGGCAAATGATCGTGCGCCAGCGCGATGACAGAATCCAGATCGCCGTTTTGGAAGACGGCGTCCTGGCCGAGCACTTCGTGTCCAAGACCCAGCAGGATTCCCTGATCGGCAACGTCTACCTGGGCAAGGTCCAGAACGTACTGCCGTCCATGGAAGCCGCGTTCGTGGACATCGGACGGGGCCGCAACGCCGTCCTGTACGCAGGTGAAGTCAACTGGGAAGCCGTGAACCTTGAGGGCAAGCAGCGCCGCATTGAAAACGCGCTCAAGTCCGGCGATACCGTCCTGGTCCAGGTCACCAAGGACCCCGTGGGCCACAAGGGCGCGCGCCTGACCAGCCAGATCTCACTGCCGGGCCGCTACCTGGTCTTCGTTCCCGGCGGTTCCATGACCGGCATCTCCCGCAAGCTGCCCGACGTCGAACGCAACCGCCTCAAGCGGATCCTCAAGGACCGCCTCCCGGAGCAGGCCGGCGTTATTGTCCGGACCGCCGCGGAAGGCGCCTCCGAGGAAGAGCTCACCCACGACATCAACCGGCTGCGGGCCCAGTGGGAGGGCATCGAAAGCCAGTCGAAGTCCACCAAGATCCTCGCCCCGGAGCTGCTCTACGGCGAACCGGACCTCACCATTAAGGTGGTCCGCGACGTCTTCAACGAGGACTTCTCCAAGCTGATCGTCTCCGGCGAGGAAGCCTGGGACACCATCGAGGCCTACGTCACGTATGTTGCCCCGGATCTGGTGGGGCGCCTCGAGAAGTGGACCAAGGACCAGGACATCTTCAGCGCATGGCGGATCGACGAACAGATCCACAAGGCACTGGAACGGAAGGTCTTCCTGCCCTCCGGCGGCTCGCTGGTGATTGACCGCACCGAGGCCATGACCGTGGTGGACGTCAACACCGGCAAGTTCACCGGCAGCGGCGGCAACCTCGAAGAGACCGTGACCAAGAACAACCTGGAAGCCGCGGAGGAAGTGGTCCGCCAGCTCCGCCTGCGGGACATCGGCGGCATCATCGTCATCGACTTCATCGACATGGTCCTCGAGTCCAACCGCGACCTCGTGCTCCGCCGTATGGTGGAGTGCCTGGGCCGCGACCGCACCAAGCACCAGGTTGCCGAAGTCACGTCCCTTGGCCTGGTGCAGATGACCCGCAAGCGGATGGGCACCGGGCTCCTTGAAGTCTTTGGCGAGCAGTGCGAGGCCTGCGCCGGCCGCGGCGTAGTGACCCACGATGACCCCGTGGAGCACCGCCGGGCCAATATTGTGGCCGCGGAGCACCATGTGCAGCGCTCGGACTCCCGCCCGGACGTCCGGAACGAAAGCCACCGCACCGAGGCCCAGCGTGGGGACAGCACCCAGCCCGGCGTCCGTCCTGACCGGAAACGGCGCCGCGGCCGCGGCGGCCAGCAGGTGGACGCTGCTCCCGCGGCAGCCGTCCACGTGCACACCGTCCACCCCGACCCCACGGACGCCGAGCGGCACGCCAAGGCGGAAGCCACCAGGCTTGCCCTGGCCAACATCGCTGCGGCAGCACACGCCGCCCACCTGCACGACGACGAGGTAGCCGCGGCAAGGCAGGCTCCGCAGGCCCAGCCCGCGGCGCCGGCAGAGCCGGAGAAGCACGACGGCGACGCCTCCAGGCCCGCTGCCGTCCTCACCTTTGGCGGGGAGAAAGTTGCCCTGCCCTTCGTGGAGCACGCGGAGGAGCAGCAGCCGAAGCCGGCCCTGACGCTTGACCGGCTCGCCGAAGCCTTCGCCCACCTTGGTGAGCCTGCTGCCGAAGAAAAGGCTGAGCAGCCCGGACGGCGGGAGCAGGAACTGGAGCAGCGGGAACCGGAGCAGGTCCGGGCTGCGCAGGCCGAGGCTCCGCAGGCGGTTGTTCCACAGGCCGGGCCTGAGCAGCCCCAGGCTGCCCCTGCCGTGCCGGAGAAGGACTATTCCGACCACACCCTGGAACAGTCCCGCCCGCGCCGGGCACGCCGCAACCGCAGCGCCAGCCGTGCCCAGGGTGCGGCCAACGAGACCTCCGTCCAGCACCGCGAGAATGTCCCCGCTGCGGCGGCAGGGCACTCACATTCTGCAAAAGCGCCGGAAGCCGACCAGGCAGGTGCCACCGGGCAAGGCAACGGCAAGCCCGCGGAGGAGCCCATCATCCTGGGTGTTGGGGTTCCCGCTTCGGAGCTCTAA
- the nadD gene encoding nicotinate-nucleotide adenylyltransferase translates to MGGTFDPIHHGHLVAASEVAAEFDLDEVVFVPTGQPWQKSHKHVSEPEHRYLMTVIATASNPRFTVSRVDIERPGPTYTIDTLRDLRAQRPDADLFFITGADALAQILSWKDIDELWSLAHFVGVTRPGHVLDGMGRTDVSLLEVPAMAISSTDCRTRVAANHPVWYLVPDGVVQYIAKYGLYAEAVEAGSIPTSQAREPASTE, encoded by the coding sequence ATGGGCGGGACGTTCGATCCCATCCATCACGGCCACCTGGTCGCAGCCAGCGAGGTGGCGGCGGAATTCGACCTGGACGAGGTGGTCTTCGTCCCTACCGGCCAGCCGTGGCAGAAGTCCCACAAGCACGTCAGCGAGCCCGAGCACCGCTACCTCATGACAGTCATCGCGACGGCCTCCAACCCGCGCTTTACTGTGAGCAGGGTGGACATTGAACGGCCAGGTCCCACCTACACCATCGACACCCTCCGGGATCTCCGCGCCCAGCGGCCGGATGCCGATCTGTTCTTCATCACTGGAGCGGACGCCCTGGCGCAGATCCTGTCCTGGAAGGACATCGACGAACTGTGGTCGCTCGCCCATTTTGTGGGGGTCACCAGGCCCGGCCATGTCCTCGATGGCATGGGACGCACTGACGTGAGCCTCCTTGAGGTCCCGGCCATGGCCATCTCCTCGACGGACTGCCGCACGCGCGTGGCGGCGAACCACCCTGTCTGGTACCTGGTGCCGGACGGCGTTGTCCAGTACATCGCCAAGTACGGCCTGTACGCGGAGGCCGTGGAGGCCGGCAGTATCCCAACTTCCCAAGCACGTGAACCAGCCAGTACCGAATGA
- the rplU gene encoding 50S ribosomal protein L21, producing MVYAIVRAGGRQEKVSVGDFVTLNRVAGGAGSTIQLPALLLVDGDKVTSAAADLAKVTVTAEILQDLRGPKIVIQKFKNKTGYKKRQGHRQELTKVKITGIK from the coding sequence GTGGTGTACGCGATTGTCCGCGCAGGCGGCCGCCAAGAGAAGGTTTCCGTTGGAGACTTCGTTACCCTGAACCGCGTCGCCGGTGGAGCTGGCAGCACCATTCAGCTGCCCGCACTGCTCCTGGTTGACGGTGACAAGGTCACCTCGGCCGCTGCTGACCTGGCCAAGGTAACCGTTACGGCTGAAATCCTCCAGGACCTCCGTGGTCCTAAGATTGTCATCCAGAAGTTCAAGAACAAGACCGGTTACAAGAAGCGCCAGGGTCACCGCCAGGAACTGACCAAGGTCAAGATCACTGGTATCAAGTAA
- a CDS encoding glutamate-5-semialdehyde dehydrogenase, translating to MTEALIHKTAENPGDTAAAKAQPDTSSVAQVPGGSPLSSGDVEAAVHAIADRSRHAARRMAMANRAWKDRALRTIGAALRENSEAILTANAMDVEAGKANGTSAAMLDRLTLTETRISGLVAALENLANLPDPVGNVVRGQTLPNGLRLRQVNVPMGVVAAIYEARPNVTVDIAGLALKSGNAVILRGGTAAQATNEVLVRVLREALESVGLPADAVQTVDQYGRAGANVLMKARGRVDVLIPRGGRELIQTVVLNSAVPVIETGEGNVHIFIDESASEDMAVEILLNAKTQRPSVCNTVETLLVHSGSSVLPAVAAALRQAGVRLHADERVRAALPASIESEPATDEDWGTEYMDLDLAVGMVDSLDQAVQHIRTWSTGHTEAILTNDLANAERFIAEVDSAAVIVNASTRFTDGGELGLGAEVGISTQKLHARGPMGLTELTTTKWIVQGEGQVRG from the coding sequence ATGACTGAGGCCCTGATCCACAAGACTGCTGAAAATCCCGGAGATACTGCTGCCGCCAAGGCGCAGCCGGATACTTCATCCGTGGCGCAGGTGCCGGGTGGCTCTCCGCTGTCTTCCGGCGATGTGGAGGCAGCAGTGCACGCCATCGCAGACCGCTCCCGCCACGCCGCACGCCGGATGGCCATGGCAAACCGTGCCTGGAAGGACCGTGCCCTCCGCACCATCGGGGCAGCCCTGCGGGAGAACAGCGAGGCCATTCTCACGGCCAATGCCATGGACGTGGAAGCAGGAAAGGCCAACGGCACCTCCGCTGCCATGCTGGACCGCCTCACCCTCACGGAGACCCGCATCTCGGGCCTTGTGGCGGCTTTGGAGAACCTGGCCAACCTCCCCGATCCCGTCGGAAACGTGGTCCGCGGGCAGACGCTTCCCAACGGCCTCCGCCTCCGCCAGGTCAACGTCCCCATGGGCGTGGTGGCGGCTATCTACGAAGCACGCCCGAATGTCACGGTGGACATCGCAGGGCTGGCACTCAAGAGCGGCAACGCCGTGATCCTGCGCGGCGGCACTGCCGCCCAGGCCACCAACGAGGTGCTGGTACGGGTACTCCGCGAAGCACTGGAATCCGTGGGCCTGCCTGCCGACGCCGTCCAGACAGTCGACCAGTACGGCCGCGCAGGTGCCAACGTCCTGATGAAGGCACGCGGCAGGGTGGACGTGCTGATTCCCCGCGGCGGCCGTGAGCTGATCCAGACCGTTGTCCTCAACTCCGCCGTGCCCGTGATCGAGACCGGTGAAGGAAACGTGCACATCTTCATCGACGAATCGGCGAGCGAGGACATGGCAGTGGAGATCCTCCTCAACGCCAAGACCCAGCGGCCCAGTGTCTGCAACACTGTGGAGACGCTCCTGGTCCACTCCGGATCTTCCGTTCTCCCCGCCGTCGCGGCTGCGCTTCGCCAGGCAGGCGTCCGGCTGCACGCCGACGAGCGGGTCCGCGCCGCCCTGCCTGCCTCCATTGAGTCCGAACCGGCCACCGATGAGGACTGGGGCACCGAGTACATGGACCTGGACCTCGCGGTTGGCATGGTGGACAGCCTGGACCAGGCCGTGCAGCACATCCGCACCTGGTCCACGGGCCACACGGAGGCGATCCTCACGAACGACCTGGCGAACGCCGAGCGGTTCATCGCCGAGGTGGATTCGGCCGCCGTCATTGTGAATGCCTCCACCCGGTTCACCGACGGCGGGGAGCTTGGCCTCGGCGCCGAGGTGGGCATCTCCACCCAAAAGCTGCATGCGCGGGGGCCTATGGGACTGACCGAGCTGACCACCACGAAGTGGATTGTGCAGGGCGAGGGCCAGGTGCGCGGGTAG
- the obgE gene encoding GTPase ObgE: MASFVDRVVLHVSGGTGGHGCVSVHREKFKPLGGPDGGNGGNGGDVILRVDHQTTTLLDYHHAPHRHATNGGPGMGDWRGGKNGETLILPVPDGTVVKSKDGTVLADLVGEGTEYVAAAGGIGGLGNAALSSQKRRAPGFALLGIEGESSDIVLELKSIADIALVGFPSAGKSSLIAAMSAARPKIADYPFTTLVPNLGVVQAGDVRFTIADVPGLIEGASEGKGLGHHFLRHVERCAALVHVLDCGTLEADRDPLSDLAVIEAELEKYAVDMSYAGQDGEVVPLNHRPRLVALNKVDLPDGKDMAEFVRPELESRGYRVFEISATSHEGLRQLGFAMAEIVQAARDAVAAAPPKVQPVVLKPRAVNEAGFRIRREEKGLEPLFRVLGEKPVRWVKQTDFTNEEAIGYLADRLAKLGVETELFKQGAKPGDTVVIGEDDGVVFDWEPTMMAGAELLASPRGTDVRFADIGDRPTRGQKREEQQERKDARAAARAELEAERKAGIWTESVSSRRVAKPLKESGLDAGDEF, from the coding sequence GTGGCCAGCTTTGTAGACCGGGTAGTACTGCACGTATCCGGCGGTACCGGCGGCCACGGGTGCGTCTCCGTCCACCGCGAGAAGTTCAAGCCGTTGGGTGGTCCCGACGGCGGCAACGGCGGCAACGGCGGCGACGTCATCCTCCGCGTGGACCACCAGACCACCACGCTCCTTGACTACCACCACGCGCCCCACCGGCACGCCACCAACGGCGGGCCCGGCATGGGCGACTGGCGCGGCGGCAAGAACGGCGAAACACTGATCCTTCCCGTCCCGGACGGCACCGTGGTCAAGTCCAAGGACGGCACGGTCCTCGCGGACCTCGTGGGCGAAGGTACCGAGTACGTTGCGGCGGCCGGGGGCATCGGCGGCCTCGGCAACGCCGCGCTCTCCTCCCAGAAACGCCGCGCTCCGGGGTTCGCGTTGCTCGGCATCGAGGGCGAATCCAGCGACATTGTGCTGGAACTGAAGTCCATCGCGGACATTGCCCTGGTGGGTTTCCCGTCCGCCGGCAAGTCCAGCCTGATCGCCGCGATGTCCGCGGCGCGGCCCAAGATCGCCGACTACCCGTTCACCACCCTGGTCCCCAACCTTGGCGTAGTCCAGGCCGGGGATGTCCGCTTCACCATCGCCGACGTCCCGGGCCTCATCGAGGGTGCCAGTGAAGGCAAGGGCCTGGGACACCACTTCCTCCGCCACGTGGAGCGCTGCGCCGCCCTGGTGCACGTCCTGGACTGCGGCACGCTCGAGGCAGACCGGGACCCCCTTTCGGACCTTGCGGTCATCGAGGCCGAACTGGAAAAGTACGCCGTGGACATGAGCTACGCGGGCCAGGACGGTGAAGTGGTTCCGCTGAACCACCGCCCCCGCCTCGTGGCACTGAACAAGGTGGACCTTCCCGACGGCAAGGACATGGCCGAGTTCGTCCGCCCCGAACTGGAATCCCGCGGCTACCGGGTCTTTGAAATCTCGGCAACAAGCCACGAGGGCCTCCGCCAGCTGGGCTTCGCCATGGCCGAAATCGTCCAGGCCGCCCGCGACGCCGTTGCTGCAGCCCCGCCCAAGGTCCAGCCCGTCGTCCTCAAGCCCCGCGCCGTCAACGAAGCCGGGTTCAGGATCCGCCGCGAGGAAAAGGGCCTCGAACCGCTGTTCCGCGTCCTCGGCGAGAAGCCCGTCCGCTGGGTCAAGCAGACCGACTTCACCAACGAGGAAGCCATCGGCTACCTTGCCGACCGCCTGGCCAAGCTCGGCGTCGAAACTGAACTGTTCAAGCAGGGCGCGAAGCCCGGCGACACAGTTGTCATTGGCGAGGACGACGGCGTCGTCTTCGACTGGGAGCCCACCATGATGGCAGGCGCAGAACTGCTGGCCTCACCCCGCGGCACCGACGTCCGCTTTGCCGACATCGGTGACCGGCCCACCCGCGGACAGAAGCGCGAAGAACAGCAGGAGCGCAAGGATGCCAGGGCTGCCGCCCGTGCCGAGCTCGAGGCAGAGCGCAAGGCCGGCATCTGGACCGAGTCCGTCAGCAGCCGGCGCGTGGCCAAGCCGCTCAAGGAGAGTGGACTGGACGCAGGCGATGAGTTCTAG
- the proB gene encoding glutamate 5-kinase, which translates to MSSSAAAAVPVTRSVDRSLLANARRIVVKVGSSSLTSIKGGISEEALTALANALAAKRNTGTEIILVSSGAIAAGLAPLGLAKRPRDLATQQAAASVGQGLLMARYTQAFGAHGVTVSQVLLTAEDLMRRSQHTNAFRALNRLLNLGVVPVVNENDTVATHEIRFGDNDRLAALVAHLVRADALVLLSDVDSLYDGPPAFGAKRIPLVEGPADLDGVSIGKAGKAGVGTGGMLTKVEAATMAAGSGIHALVTSTPNAAAALNGEDVGTWFTVNGARKPVRLLWLAHVASVQGRLVLDDGAVKAVRHHRTSLLPAGISAVHGDFEAGDAVEIAAADGTVVARGLVNYSSAELPRMLGRSTRDLGEELGSGYDREVVHVDDLVLV; encoded by the coding sequence ATGAGTTCTAGTGCCGCGGCTGCGGTACCCGTGACGCGGTCCGTGGACAGGAGCCTGCTCGCCAACGCCCGCCGGATCGTGGTGAAGGTGGGTTCGTCTTCCCTTACCAGCATCAAGGGCGGCATCTCCGAAGAGGCGCTGACGGCCCTTGCCAACGCGCTGGCTGCCAAACGCAACACCGGCACCGAGATCATCCTGGTCTCCTCCGGTGCCATCGCGGCCGGCCTGGCGCCGCTGGGCCTTGCCAAGCGCCCCCGGGACCTCGCCACCCAGCAGGCAGCGGCCAGCGTGGGCCAGGGACTCCTGATGGCCCGCTACACCCAGGCCTTCGGGGCCCACGGCGTGACGGTCAGCCAGGTGCTGCTCACCGCAGAGGACCTGATGCGCCGCAGCCAGCACACCAACGCCTTCCGTGCCCTGAACCGGCTGCTCAACCTGGGCGTGGTTCCGGTGGTCAATGAAAATGACACCGTGGCCACGCACGAAATCCGTTTCGGCGACAACGACCGGCTCGCTGCCCTGGTGGCCCACCTGGTCCGGGCCGACGCCCTCGTGCTGCTGTCCGACGTCGACTCGCTCTACGACGGCCCGCCCGCCTTTGGGGCAAAGCGGATTCCGCTGGTTGAGGGCCCCGCCGATCTTGACGGCGTCTCCATCGGCAAGGCCGGCAAGGCAGGCGTGGGCACCGGCGGAATGCTGACAAAAGTGGAGGCGGCCACCATGGCAGCCGGTTCCGGCATCCATGCCCTTGTCACTTCCACCCCCAACGCCGCCGCGGCCCTTAACGGCGAGGACGTGGGCACCTGGTTCACTGTCAACGGTGCCCGCAAGCCCGTCCGCCTCCTGTGGCTGGCGCACGTCGCCTCCGTCCAGGGGCGGCTTGTGCTGGACGACGGCGCCGTCAAGGCTGTGCGGCACCACCGCACTTCGCTGCTCCCCGCCGGCATCTCCGCCGTCCACGGTGACTTCGAAGCGGGCGACGCCGTCGAAATAGCAGCCGCCGACGGCACCGTGGTGGCGCGGGGACTGGTCAACTATTCATCCGCCGAACTGCCCCGGATGCTGGGCCGGTCCACCAGGGACCTTGGTGAGGAGCTGGGCAGCGGCTACGACCGCGAAGTTGTTCACGTTGACGACCTGGTGCTGGTCTGA
- the thiD gene encoding bifunctional hydroxymethylpyrimidine kinase/phosphomethylpyrimidine kinase, with the protein MPTAILQEAPETRPAAQPGPGREVPRVLSIAGSDPSGGAGIQADLKSIAAHGGYGMAVITALTAQNTCGVRAVHVPPVAFLTQQLDAISDDISIDAVKIGMLGDAAVVHAVRAWLEKVRPGVVVLDPVMVATSGDRLLQESAEAALRDLLPLAHLITPNLAELAMLVGGPVQESWEGAVEQGRRLSAATGATVLVKGGHLAGDQCPDALVDTSGRLSQEVVVVQGKRVATRNSHGTGCSLSSAMATVKPRLGDWEAALREVKPWLAGALETSGRLAVGSGNGPVHHFHHLQAPAEGSFAGQLRTEAEKHLEAIYALAFIEDLASGGLAEDQFAYYLAQDAIYLNGYSRVLARASALAPTEAEQLFWARSAQQCLEVESELHRSWLASREVQSEPGPVTKSYVDHLLAASASGSYAVLAAAVLPCFWLYAEAGKTLHARFMAAGEPAGHPYADWLRTYADEGFAEATRTAVAIVDRAGRAAADHEKAAMATAFRHSCRLEVEFFDAPRLHS; encoded by the coding sequence ATGCCCACTGCCATCCTGCAGGAAGCTCCCGAAACCCGTCCTGCCGCCCAGCCGGGTCCGGGCCGGGAGGTACCCCGGGTCCTGTCCATCGCCGGCTCTGACCCTTCCGGCGGCGCCGGCATCCAGGCAGACCTGAAGAGCATCGCTGCACACGGAGGCTACGGGATGGCCGTCATTACGGCACTTACCGCGCAGAACACCTGCGGAGTGCGTGCCGTCCACGTTCCGCCGGTGGCCTTCCTCACCCAGCAACTCGACGCAATCAGCGATGACATCAGCATCGATGCCGTGAAGATCGGCATGCTGGGCGACGCCGCCGTGGTCCACGCTGTCCGGGCATGGCTCGAAAAGGTGCGTCCCGGCGTCGTGGTCCTTGACCCGGTCATGGTGGCCACCAGCGGCGACCGGCTCCTCCAGGAGTCTGCAGAGGCGGCCCTCCGCGACCTGTTGCCCCTGGCCCACCTCATCACCCCCAACCTGGCAGAGCTTGCCATGCTGGTTGGCGGGCCTGTGCAGGAGAGCTGGGAAGGTGCGGTGGAACAGGGCCGCCGGCTCTCCGCAGCCACAGGGGCAACCGTGCTGGTAAAGGGCGGCCACCTGGCGGGGGACCAGTGCCCCGATGCCCTGGTCGATACCAGCGGCAGGCTGAGCCAGGAAGTGGTGGTGGTTCAGGGGAAGCGGGTGGCAACGCGGAACAGCCACGGCACCGGCTGTTCGCTCTCCTCGGCCATGGCCACCGTCAAGCCGCGGCTGGGGGACTGGGAGGCCGCCCTCCGAGAGGTCAAGCCCTGGCTGGCGGGTGCGCTGGAAACATCGGGCCGGCTGGCCGTGGGATCAGGCAACGGGCCCGTCCACCATTTCCACCACCTGCAGGCGCCGGCCGAGGGAAGCTTCGCCGGGCAACTGCGGACTGAAGCGGAGAAGCACCTGGAAGCCATCTATGCCCTGGCGTTCATCGAGGACCTTGCCTCCGGTGGCCTGGCCGAGGACCAGTTCGCCTACTATCTGGCCCAGGACGCCATCTACCTCAACGGCTATTCACGGGTGCTTGCGCGCGCCAGCGCCCTCGCCCCGACCGAAGCGGAACAGCTCTTCTGGGCACGCTCCGCCCAGCAGTGCCTGGAAGTCGAATCCGAACTGCACCGCTCCTGGCTGGCATCCCGCGAGGTCCAGTCCGAACCGGGGCCCGTGACAAAGTCCTACGTGGACCACCTGCTGGCGGCATCGGCGTCGGGCAGCTATGCCGTGCTGGCGGCAGCGGTCCTGCCCTGCTTCTGGCTGTATGCCGAGGCCGGCAAAACGCTGCACGCCAGGTTCATGGCGGCCGGCGAACCAGCCGGCCACCCCTACGCCGACTGGCTCCGCACCTACGCCGATGAAGGCTTTGCCGAGGCAACTCGGACGGCCGTTGCCATCGTGGACCGGGCAGGGCGCGCGGCTGCCGACCATGAAAAGGCCGCCATGGCCACGGCGTTCAGGCACTCCTGCCGCCTGGAAGTTGAATTTTTCGACGCGCCGCGCCTTCATTCGTGA